Proteins from one Ramlibacter sp. PS4R-6 genomic window:
- a CDS encoding potassium transporter Kup, with protein sequence MQNSKSSLAALTLGAIGVVYGDIGTSVLYAVKSVFGTGHVPFTIPNVYGVLSIFFWTLTVIVSIKYVVLVLRADNNGEGGLIAMLALASQAVKDKPELRKWLLGIGIFGTSLFYGDGVITPAISVLSAVEGLEVISPHFKEAVIPLTLGVLFLLFAFQKHGTAGIGRFFGPVTLVWFFVIAALGISHIVHHPQILGALSPHHALLFMFHNPGTTFVILGAVILCVTGAEALYADLGHFGKRPIRIAWFSVVMPALTLNYFGQGALLLQRGAEAAKNPFYLMAPEWALLPLVVLATAATVVASQALITGAFSVTKQVIQLGYLPRLNVQHTSVRDTGQIYIAFVNWGLFVAIVLAVVLFRSSEALGAAYGIAVTMDMLITTTLTFFVIRYGWKYPLALCIAATGWFFIVDFTFFASNLLKLAEGGWFPLAIGGCIFMLMMTWKRGRNILNEKLKSDAIPLKDFLEAVFVSPPLRVEGTAVFLTAEPGTVPNAMLHNLKHNKVLHENNLFVTVRSHEVPWIGINKRVEVEPLGHSCWQVILHYGFKNDPDVPRALEQIRGQGCDLDRMKTSYFLSRDTVIPTIGSGMAPWREKLFAQMHHNASNAADFLHLPNNSVVELGSKIEI encoded by the coding sequence GTGCAGAACTCGAAATCCTCGCTCGCGGCGCTGACCCTCGGCGCCATCGGCGTCGTCTACGGCGACATCGGCACCAGCGTGCTGTATGCCGTCAAGAGCGTGTTCGGCACGGGCCACGTGCCTTTCACCATCCCCAACGTCTACGGCGTCCTGTCCATCTTCTTCTGGACGCTGACGGTCATCGTCTCGATCAAGTACGTCGTGCTGGTGCTGCGTGCCGACAACAACGGCGAAGGCGGGCTGATCGCGATGCTGGCCCTGGCCTCGCAGGCCGTGAAGGACAAGCCCGAGCTGCGCAAGTGGCTGTTGGGCATCGGCATCTTCGGCACGTCGCTGTTCTATGGCGACGGGGTGATCACGCCGGCGATCTCGGTGCTGTCAGCGGTCGAAGGCCTGGAGGTGATCTCGCCGCACTTCAAGGAGGCGGTGATCCCGCTCACGCTAGGCGTGCTGTTCCTGCTGTTCGCCTTCCAGAAGCACGGCACGGCGGGCATCGGGCGCTTCTTCGGGCCGGTCACGCTGGTGTGGTTCTTCGTGATCGCCGCGCTGGGCATCTCGCACATCGTTCACCACCCGCAGATCCTCGGGGCGCTCAGCCCGCACCATGCGCTGCTGTTCATGTTCCACAACCCGGGCACGACGTTCGTGATCCTCGGCGCGGTGATCCTGTGCGTGACGGGCGCGGAGGCGCTGTATGCCGACCTGGGCCACTTCGGCAAGCGGCCGATCCGCATCGCCTGGTTCAGCGTGGTGATGCCGGCGCTCACGCTCAACTACTTCGGCCAGGGCGCACTGCTGCTGCAGCGCGGGGCCGAGGCGGCCAAGAACCCCTTCTACCTGATGGCGCCCGAGTGGGCGCTGCTGCCGCTGGTGGTGCTGGCCACCGCCGCGACGGTGGTCGCGTCGCAGGCGCTGATCACGGGCGCGTTCTCGGTGACCAAGCAGGTGATCCAGCTGGGCTACCTGCCGCGGCTGAACGTGCAGCACACCAGCGTGCGCGACACGGGGCAGATCTACATCGCCTTCGTCAACTGGGGCCTGTTCGTCGCGATCGTGCTCGCCGTGGTGCTGTTCCGCTCGTCCGAGGCGCTGGGCGCGGCCTACGGCATTGCAGTGACGATGGACATGCTGATCACGACGACGCTGACGTTCTTCGTGATCCGCTACGGCTGGAAGTACCCGCTGGCGCTGTGCATCGCCGCCACCGGCTGGTTCTTCATCGTCGACTTCACGTTCTTCGCCTCCAACCTGCTCAAGCTGGCCGAAGGCGGCTGGTTCCCGCTGGCCATCGGCGGCTGCATCTTCATGCTGATGATGACGTGGAAGCGCGGCCGCAACATCCTCAACGAGAAGCTCAAGTCCGACGCGATCCCGCTCAAGGACTTCCTCGAGGCCGTGTTCGTCAGCCCGCCGCTGCGCGTCGAAGGCACGGCGGTGTTCCTCACCGCGGAACCGGGCACCGTGCCCAACGCTATGCTGCACAACCTCAAGCACAACAAGGTGCTGCACGAGAACAACCTGTTCGTCACCGTGCGCAGCCACGAGGTGCCGTGGATCGGCATCAACAAGCGCGTGGAGGTGGAGCCGCTGGGCCACAGCTGCTGGCAGGTGATCCTGCACTACGGCTTCAAGAACGATCCCGACGTGCCGCGCGCGCTGGAGCAGATCCGCGGCCAGGGCTGCGACCTGGACCGCATGAAGACCAGCTACTTCCTGTCGCGCGACACGGTGATCCCCACCATCGGCAGCGGCATGGCGCCGTGGCGCGAGAAGCTCTTCGCGCAGATGCACCACAACGCCAGCAACGCCGCCGACTTCCTCCACCTGCCGAACAACTCGGTGGTGGAGCTCGGTTCCAAGATCGAGATTTAG
- the gshA gene encoding glutamate--cysteine ligase, which produces MVPHLVTALTGPINELEQRVLESMPAIERWFRLEWMEHTPPFYTSVDLRNAGFKLAPVDTNLFPGGWNNLTPEMLPLAVQAAMAAIEKICPDARNLLVIAENDTRSTFYLANLLQLKRIFHMAGLNVRIGSIDPELKEPRTVTLPMGDKITIEPVARSRRRMGLKDFDPCTILLNNDLSTGTPGILEDIHEQYLLPPPHAGWSVRRKSNHFKSYEDVSKRFGKLIGIDPWLINPMFNICGEIDFNDGAGMDCLTTNVDALLTKVRKKYKEYGINEKPFVVVKADNGTQGMGIMTVRDVKDLEQVGTKKLAVTKDGQEVHQVIIQEGVLTAERINDAVAEPVVYMMDRYVVGGFYRIHAERGTDENLNAPGSRFVPLAFAESTRLPQPGERPGASAPNRFYMYGVIGRLAMLAASYELEATDPEAETYD; this is translated from the coding sequence ATGGTCCCCCACCTCGTCACCGCCCTCACCGGCCCCATCAACGAGCTCGAACAGCGCGTGCTCGAGTCCATGCCCGCCATCGAGCGCTGGTTCCGCCTGGAATGGATGGAACACACGCCGCCGTTCTACACGTCGGTGGACCTGCGCAATGCCGGCTTCAAGCTCGCGCCCGTGGACACCAACCTGTTCCCGGGCGGCTGGAACAACCTGACGCCCGAGATGCTGCCGCTGGCGGTGCAGGCGGCGATGGCGGCGATCGAGAAGATCTGCCCCGACGCCCGCAACCTGCTGGTCATCGCCGAGAACGACACGCGCAGCACGTTCTACCTGGCCAACCTGCTGCAGCTCAAGCGCATCTTCCACATGGCGGGGCTGAACGTGCGCATCGGCTCGATCGACCCGGAGCTCAAGGAGCCGCGGACGGTCACGCTGCCCATGGGCGACAAGATCACCATCGAGCCGGTCGCGCGCAGCCGGCGCCGCATGGGCCTGAAGGATTTCGACCCCTGCACCATCCTGCTGAACAACGACCTGAGCACGGGCACGCCGGGCATCCTCGAGGACATCCACGAGCAGTACCTGCTGCCGCCGCCGCATGCGGGCTGGTCCGTGCGCCGCAAGAGCAACCACTTCAAGAGCTACGAGGACGTTTCCAAGCGCTTCGGCAAGCTGATCGGCATCGACCCGTGGCTGATCAACCCGATGTTCAACATCTGCGGCGAGATCGATTTCAACGACGGCGCGGGCATGGACTGCCTCACGACCAACGTCGATGCGCTGCTCACCAAGGTGCGCAAGAAGTACAAGGAGTACGGCATCAACGAGAAGCCGTTCGTGGTGGTGAAGGCCGACAACGGCACGCAGGGCATGGGCATCATGACCGTGCGCGACGTCAAGGACCTCGAGCAGGTGGGCACCAAGAAGTTGGCGGTCACCAAGGACGGCCAGGAGGTCCACCAGGTCATCATCCAGGAAGGCGTGCTCACCGCCGAGCGCATCAACGACGCCGTCGCGGAGCCGGTGGTGTACATGATGGACCGCTACGTCGTGGGCGGCTTCTACCGCATCCATGCCGAGCGCGGAACCGACGAGAACCTCAACGCGCCGGGCTCGCGCTTCGTGCCCCTGGCCTTCGCCGAGAGCACGCGCCTGCCCCAGCCGGGCGAACGGCCGGGCGCCAGCGCGCCCAACCGCTTCTACATGTACGGGGTGATCGGCCGCCTGGCCATGCTGGCCGCCAGCTACGAGCTGGAGGCCACCGACCCCGAGGCGGAGACCTACGACTGA
- a CDS encoding glutamate-5-semialdehyde dehydrogenase: MNALNIAEYMQTMGARAREASAAMARADTAARNQALRNLAAKLRSSLERLAHENGRDVDHAYAEGLSATMVDRLKLTPKIVETVAQGCEQLAAMPDVIGEIIGMQQQPSGIRVGRMRVPLGVFGMIYESRPNVTIEAASLSIKSGNACILRGGSEAIHSNRVLAALVQESLVEAGLPADAVQLVQTTDREAVGQLIAMPQFVDVIIPRGGKGLIERISRDAKVPVIKHLDGNCHVYVDAPCDIEMAVRVADNAKTQKYSPCNAIEGLLVAREVAAEFLPKIGAIFAAKKVEMRCDEEGRAILAKVQGANVKAATEQDWYEEYLAPIISVKVVDDLDAAIAHINHYSSHHTDAIVTTDHIHAQRFLREVDSASVMVNASPRFADGFEFGLGAEIGISTDKFHARGPVGIEGLTSLKWVVLGNGELRA; encoded by the coding sequence GTGAACGCCCTGAACATCGCCGAGTACATGCAGACCATGGGAGCCCGCGCACGCGAGGCGTCCGCGGCGATGGCGCGCGCCGACACGGCCGCCCGGAACCAGGCGCTGCGCAACCTCGCCGCGAAACTGCGATCGAGCCTGGAGCGGCTGGCGCACGAGAACGGCCGCGACGTCGACCATGCGTATGCCGAAGGCCTGTCGGCGACTATGGTCGATCGCCTCAAGCTCACGCCGAAGATCGTCGAGACCGTGGCGCAAGGCTGCGAGCAACTGGCGGCGATGCCGGACGTGATCGGCGAGATCATCGGCATGCAGCAGCAGCCCTCGGGCATCCGCGTGGGCCGCATGCGCGTGCCGCTGGGTGTCTTCGGCATGATTTACGAGAGCCGGCCCAACGTGACGATCGAGGCGGCGAGCCTGTCGATCAAGAGCGGCAATGCCTGCATCCTGCGCGGCGGCTCCGAAGCCATCCATTCCAACCGCGTGCTCGCGGCGCTGGTGCAGGAATCGCTGGTGGAAGCCGGCCTGCCCGCGGACGCGGTGCAGCTGGTGCAGACGACGGACCGCGAGGCCGTCGGCCAGCTGATCGCGATGCCGCAGTTCGTCGACGTCATCATCCCGCGCGGCGGCAAGGGCCTGATCGAGCGCATCAGCCGCGACGCCAAGGTGCCGGTGATCAAGCACCTGGACGGCAACTGTCACGTCTACGTCGACGCGCCCTGCGACATCGAGATGGCCGTGCGCGTGGCCGACAACGCCAAGACGCAGAAGTACAGCCCCTGCAACGCGATCGAGGGGCTGCTCGTGGCGCGCGAAGTCGCGGCGGAGTTCCTCCCGAAGATCGGCGCCATCTTTGCGGCGAAGAAGGTCGAGATGCGCTGCGACGAGGAAGGCCGCGCGATCCTGGCGAAGGTGCAAGGCGCCAACGTGAAGGCCGCCACCGAGCAGGACTGGTACGAGGAGTACCTCGCGCCCATCATCAGCGTGAAGGTGGTCGACGACCTGGATGCCGCCATCGCGCACATCAACCATTACTCGAGCCACCACACCGACGCGATCGTCACCACCGACCATATCCACGCGCAGCGCTTCCTGCGCGAGGTGGATTCGGCCAGCGTGATGGTCAACGCCAGCCCGCGCTTTGCCGACGGTTTCGAGTTCGGCCTGGGCGCGGAGATCGGCATCAGCACCGACAAGTTCCACGCCCGCGGGCCGGTGGGGATCGAGGGGCTGACGTCGCTGAAGTGGGTGGTGCTGGGGAACGGCGAGTTGCGCGCCTAA
- the holA gene encoding DNA polymerase III subunit delta, whose protein sequence is MQLAAAQLAPHLSKGLRPLYTLHGDEPLLVQEAADAIRETARAQGYTERTVHTVVQHFDWSEVLAAGGSLSLFADKQIVEVRIPSGKPGKEGSVALQQVAENAAGSDSTLTLVLLPKLDFQTKKGAWFGALEANGVTIQFDPIERPALPQWIAQRLAAVGLRVKSGDEGQRTLQFFADRVEGNLLAAHQEIQKLALLYPQGELSFDQVENAVLNVARYDVFKLSEAVLAGQAARVQRMLEGLQAEGEAEVLVHYTLAEDIRALKRVKDAMNAGRPLPMALREQRVWGVKERLFERVLPRLSSTALDNLLYGAHLVDGIVKGLKAPGWPADGWQALQRLAFSLCQECAVPQGKSAAAR, encoded by the coding sequence ATGCAGCTGGCTGCCGCGCAACTCGCACCGCATCTTTCAAAGGGGCTTCGGCCCCTTTACACATTGCACGGCGACGAGCCGCTGCTGGTGCAGGAAGCCGCCGACGCGATCCGCGAGACGGCGCGCGCGCAGGGCTACACGGAGCGCACCGTCCATACCGTCGTCCAGCATTTCGACTGGAGCGAGGTGCTGGCCGCCGGCGGCTCGCTGAGCCTCTTTGCCGACAAGCAGATCGTCGAGGTGCGCATCCCCTCCGGCAAGCCGGGCAAGGAAGGCAGCGTCGCCCTGCAGCAGGTGGCCGAGAACGCCGCCGGCAGCGACAGCACGCTCACCCTGGTGCTGTTGCCCAAGCTCGACTTCCAGACGAAGAAGGGCGCGTGGTTCGGCGCGCTCGAAGCCAACGGCGTCACGATCCAGTTCGACCCCATCGAACGCCCGGCGCTGCCTCAATGGATCGCCCAACGCCTCGCCGCGGTCGGCCTGCGCGTGAAGAGCGGCGACGAAGGCCAGCGCACGCTGCAGTTCTTCGCCGACCGTGTGGAAGGCAACCTGCTGGCGGCGCACCAGGAAATCCAGAAGCTCGCGCTGCTGTACCCGCAAGGCGAGTTAAGCTTCGACCAGGTCGAGAATGCCGTGCTCAACGTGGCGCGCTACGACGTCTTCAAGCTGTCGGAAGCCGTGCTGGCGGGCCAGGCCGCGCGCGTGCAGCGCATGCTGGAAGGCCTGCAGGCCGAGGGCGAGGCCGAGGTGCTGGTGCACTACACGCTGGCCGAGGACATCCGGGCCTTGAAGCGTGTGAAGGACGCGATGAACGCCGGCCGCCCCCTGCCGATGGCCTTGCGCGAGCAGCGCGTGTGGGGCGTGAAGGAGCGCCTCTTCGAGCGAGTGCTGCCGCGGCTGTCGTCCACCGCGCTCGACAACCTGCTGTATGGCGCGCACCTGGTCGACGGCATCGTCAAGGGCCTGAAGGCGCCCGGCTGGCCGGCCGACGGCTGGCAGGCGTTGCAGCGCCTGGCCTTCAGCCTGTGCCAGGAATGTGCCGTGCCGCAGGGGAAATCCGCCGCCGCGCGATAA
- the rocD gene encoding ornithine--oxo-acid transaminase produces MDAKNRLTTADFIRKENRYGARNYAPVPVVIDRAKDCLVWDVEGREYIDMMSAYSAVSHGHLHPRVVAALEEQVKKVAVTSRAYHGTTLGPFLEKLCAVTGFSRALPMNTGAEAVETAIKCARRWGQRVKGLVDGEQEILVARGNFHGRTSTIVSFSSEPDYREGFGPLASGFAHFDFGDMASVRAATTANTCAVLVEPIQGEAGVIVPPEGFFAELRAWCDRHNILLILDEVQSGLGRTGRWFAFEHEGIRPDALVLGKALGGGVLPVSAFLADAKVMDAVFEPGSHGSTFGGNALASAVALEALKVMEDENLVGRSAALGAHLHERLNSVMREAGGLIREVRGRGLWVGVDIDPARAEARELVQRLADRGVLSKETHETVIRFAPPLTISKALIDDAVDRFRDVVLEKCEELAIFSVAPGRRAGVERSIEASATGGDAPQFLMSPPDHFEVAYSINPWMKPGEWQLDAKRLARDAAQGWDLLKASYEQLGVDVTVKPPVAGCPDLVFTANCAVVLDGKAILARYLKAERSGEEAHGRQMFEQLQQRGLVDAVYRTPEGVYFEGAGDAVFDANRRIMWMGYGQRSCRSAHHTIEQVFGIPTVSLELVDPRYYHLDTAFCLLSGGEVLYYPGAFTEEGRDEIRAIVGRDNLIEAPEEDAAALGVNGVCIDRVLVACHCSDALRAELRARGYHVHVVPLGSFNRSGGAAYCLTLSLNNVYKGRTKRDEQLAA; encoded by the coding sequence ATGGATGCGAAGAACCGCCTCACCACCGCCGATTTCATTCGGAAAGAGAACCGCTACGGCGCCCGCAACTACGCGCCGGTGCCGGTCGTGATCGACCGCGCGAAGGACTGCCTGGTCTGGGACGTCGAAGGGCGCGAGTACATCGACATGATGAGTGCGTATTCGGCCGTGTCGCACGGCCACCTGCACCCGCGCGTCGTTGCGGCCCTCGAAGAGCAAGTCAAGAAGGTTGCTGTCACCTCCCGCGCCTACCACGGCACCACGCTCGGCCCCTTCCTCGAAAAGCTGTGCGCGGTGACGGGCTTTTCGCGCGCGCTGCCGATGAACACCGGCGCCGAAGCGGTGGAGACCGCCATCAAGTGCGCGCGCCGTTGGGGCCAGCGCGTCAAGGGCCTGGTCGACGGTGAGCAGGAGATCCTGGTGGCGCGCGGCAACTTCCACGGCCGCACCAGCACCATCGTCAGCTTCTCGAGCGAGCCCGATTACCGCGAAGGCTTCGGCCCGCTGGCGAGCGGCTTCGCGCACTTCGATTTCGGCGACATGGCCAGCGTGCGCGCCGCCACCACGGCCAACACCTGCGCCGTGCTGGTCGAGCCGATCCAGGGCGAGGCCGGCGTCATCGTGCCGCCCGAAGGCTTCTTCGCCGAACTGCGCGCCTGGTGCGATCGCCACAACATCCTGTTGATCCTCGACGAGGTGCAATCGGGCCTGGGCCGTACCGGCCGCTGGTTCGCCTTCGAGCACGAGGGCATCCGCCCCGACGCGCTGGTGCTGGGCAAGGCGCTGGGCGGCGGCGTGTTGCCGGTGAGTGCCTTCCTCGCCGATGCGAAGGTGATGGACGCGGTGTTCGAGCCGGGCAGCCACGGCTCCACCTTCGGCGGCAACGCGCTGGCTTCGGCCGTGGCGCTCGAGGCGCTGAAAGTGATGGAGGACGAGAACCTGGTGGGCCGAAGCGCTGCGCTGGGCGCGCACCTGCACGAGCGCCTGAACTCCGTCATGCGCGAGGCCGGCGGCCTGATCCGCGAGGTGCGCGGCCGCGGCCTGTGGGTCGGCGTGGACATCGACCCGGCACGCGCGGAAGCGCGCGAACTGGTGCAGCGCCTGGCCGACCGGGGCGTGCTGTCGAAGGAAACGCACGAGACGGTGATCCGTTTTGCGCCGCCCCTGACCATCAGCAAGGCCCTGATCGACGACGCCGTGGACCGCTTCCGCGACGTGGTGCTTGAAAAATGCGAGGAGCTTGCTATATTTTCGGTAGCGCCCGGCCGTCGCGCGGGCGTGGAGCGCTCGATCGAGGCCAGTGCAACCGGGGGCGATGCGCCCCAGTTCCTCATGAGCCCACCCGATCACTTCGAGGTGGCCTACTCGATCAATCCGTGGATGAAGCCGGGCGAGTGGCAGCTGGACGCCAAGCGCCTCGCGCGTGACGCCGCGCAAGGCTGGGACCTGCTCAAGGCCAGCTACGAGCAGCTCGGCGTGGATGTCACGGTGAAGCCGCCCGTGGCCGGCTGCCCCGACCTGGTCTTCACCGCCAACTGCGCGGTCGTGCTGGATGGCAAGGCGATCCTGGCGCGCTACCTGAAGGCCGAACGCTCGGGCGAGGAGGCGCACGGCCGCCAGATGTTCGAGCAGCTGCAGCAGCGCGGCCTGGTCGACGCCGTGTACCGCACGCCCGAAGGCGTGTACTTCGAGGGCGCCGGCGACGCCGTCTTCGACGCCAACCGCCGCATCATGTGGATGGGATACGGCCAGCGTTCGTGCCGCTCGGCGCACCACACCATCGAGCAGGTCTTCGGCATCCCGACGGTGTCGCTGGAGCTGGTCGACCCGCGCTACTACCACCTGGACACGGCCTTCTGCCTGCTGTCCGGCGGCGAGGTCCTGTATTACCCCGGCGCCTTCACCGAGGAGGGCCGGGACGAGATCCGCGCCATCGTCGGCCGCGACAACCTGATCGAGGCGCCCGAGGAGGACGCCGCCGCGCTGGGCGTGAACGGCGTGTGCATCGACCGCGTGCTGGTGGCCTGCCACTGCTCGGACGCGCTGCGCGCCGAGCTGCGGGCGCGCGGCTACCACGTGCACGTGGTGCCGCTGGGCTCGTTCAACCGCTCCGGCGGGGCGGCCTACTGCCTGACGCTGTCGCTGAACAACGTCTACAAGGGCCGCACGAAGCGGGATGAGCAGCTGGCGGCCTAG
- a CDS encoding Lrp/AsnC family transcriptional regulator, with protein sequence MELDRADLKLLELLQQDGRTTVQALSEAIHLSARATLNRVRKLESEGVIEGYRAMVSRSALGEQVCAFAEIALKDQRQASLQRFEKRMAQTPEVVGCWVVSGRYDYLVRIACPHLAHYHRLINGWLDEAALGVEKIVTNIEMQTIKEFAGFPLPNRK encoded by the coding sequence ATGGAACTGGACCGCGCCGACCTGAAGCTGCTGGAGCTGCTGCAGCAGGACGGCCGGACGACGGTGCAGGCGCTCTCGGAAGCCATCCACCTGTCGGCACGCGCCACGCTCAACCGCGTGCGCAAGCTCGAATCCGAAGGCGTGATCGAGGGCTACCGCGCGATGGTGAGCCGCTCGGCGCTGGGCGAGCAGGTGTGCGCCTTCGCCGAGATCGCGCTCAAGGACCAGCGGCAGGCCTCGCTGCAGCGGTTCGAGAAGCGCATGGCGCAAACGCCCGAGGTCGTCGGCTGCTGGGTGGTGAGCGGCCGCTACGACTACCTGGTGCGCATCGCCTGCCCGCACCTGGCGCACTACCACCGGCTCATCAATGGCTGGCTGGACGAGGCGGCGCTGGGGGTGGAGAAGATCGTCACCAACATCGAGATGCAGACGATCAAGGAGTTCGCGGGCTTCCCGCTTCCGAATCGGAAGTGA
- a CDS encoding LPS-assembly lipoprotein LptE has protein sequence MRRRALLAFAAPALLAGCGFQLRQAPDFAFRSIYIGVAATSPIGRELKRAIASGGKVVIVESPAEAEVVMDVLNEQRQKVVVGLGAVGQVREFELRMRLRFRLRSRDGRELIPDAEIVRQQDISYSETVALAKEDEEQLVYRSLQADIVRQVMRRLSSVKAV, from the coding sequence ATGCGCCGCCGCGCGTTGCTCGCCTTCGCCGCGCCCGCGCTTCTCGCGGGCTGCGGCTTCCAGCTGCGGCAGGCGCCGGATTTCGCCTTCAGGTCGATCTACATCGGCGTGGCCGCGACCTCGCCGATCGGGCGCGAGCTCAAGCGCGCGATCGCCTCGGGCGGCAAGGTCGTCATCGTCGAGTCGCCCGCCGAGGCCGAAGTGGTGATGGACGTGCTGAACGAGCAGCGCCAGAAGGTCGTGGTGGGCCTGGGCGCCGTCGGCCAGGTGCGCGAGTTCGAGCTGCGCATGCGCCTGCGCTTCCGCCTGCGCTCGCGTGACGGCCGCGAGCTGATCCCCGACGCCGAGATCGTGCGCCAGCAGGACATCAGCTACAGCGAAACCGTGGCGCTGGCCAAGGAAGACGAGGAGCAGCTGGTCTACCGCAGCCTGCAGGCCGACATCGTGCGGCAGGTGATGCGCCGGCTGTCCTCGGTGAAGGCCGTCTGA